GGTGGTGTAGGTACCATAAACACAGCCGAGGTCACAAAGGAGTCCACCTCCAGATCCTCCACGGATAGATGCGAAGAAGGGGTCCCACATAGCACCTGAATCCCGGGCATAATCTGCAGCACCGGAGCCAAGACCATGGAGTTGGCTTCACCATTAGAGAGTGACTACATAGAGGGCAGGGTAGGCAGCGACGGCAAATTAGCCCTAGCACGGGGGATTAAAACATCATATGGCTCCATTTCAATGTCCTCTGTGGGACAACACTGGCATCACGAAGAGGAGATGACACAGGAGCGCTCTACAACACGACCCGCACAAGAGATAGCCTGCTCAGGGCAGCCCCCGCTCGCCCCGGATAGCTCCCAATCCACACCAGCCAACCATGCAAGTTGCTTGACTGTGCCGCCAAGGACTGTAGCACCACAAATCACATGATGATGCCAAGGCAACAAAAGCAGAAACTATCGTCACCAAATATACATTATAAATGTGTatcacatgatgatgcatttattaacaTTGTGTTTGGTGAAATTTTAATTGTTTTTAACAAAAAACAATGTTACACATTTATGGGTTATGTTACACAACTGTATTTTTTGATAAAGATGTTACACAATAGTATAAAATTGTCAAACATTTATGGATTATGCTACACAATTGTGATTTGTTGTTCCGACTTCCGAGTGTGCTTTATCCATTATAATTTGATTTGATGATGAAACTACATGACCAAAATGCCAGCAACTTGGTGCTACTACATTGTACGTATACCTAGACGAGAGACATACGAGTCCCATCTTGTACGTACATAGATTTCACATTTCATCAGCTGCTGACCGCGAATGGGCTATGGACTGTATGTTTTCCATCTGACCATGTTATGGAGCCTATGAGGGCGGCCTTGGCCGCTGTGTTCTTGCCAGAGAAGGTGACCTGGAAAGCCAGCTTCTTCACGCTGCCGGTGAACTGGAGCTTGCTGGGCGCGACCTTCACATCCAGACCGGCCGGCGCGCTGACGGCGACGGTATATGTGGCTTCTTCCTGCGCTCCGACGTTGGTGACCTCACGGGTCACTGTCCTGCTGGCGCCGGCGCCGAGCCCCGTGACGGCGATCGACGGGTAGTTGAGGTCGGAGATGAGGTCCTTGCTGGCGTTGCCGGCGCAGCTGAAGGCGGCCGGAGGGGAGGTGATGAGCTTGATCTGGGACGCGCCGTAGCCGTAGTTGCAGAGGAAGCTCAGGTAGTCGTCCGCCGCGAGGTCGTACACCAGCCCGGGGTCCAGCGCGCCGGTCGGGTTCACCTGCCCTGCGCCGTAGTCGAACGGCGTCGCCGCCGTCCCTGCGTCGGTCGTCATTGGAGCCTTGTCGTTGTTCAGCTGAGTTGCTGCATGCCACGCGGTAGACACGGTCGAAATTCAGACTTTGAGCCCCTGGTATGCATGGACACGATTAATCTGTCAGCTTGTTTTGTTATGTACGTACCTGTTGTCATGATGGCTGACCGGATGGCGGCCGGGCTCCATGTCGGGTTCCAGGCCTTGACGGTGGCCGCGGCCCCGGCGACGTGGGGGCAGGCCATGGACGTCCCGGAGACGAGGTTGAACTGCGACGGCTGCTTCTGGTCGGCCGGAAGTGACGTCGTTGGGATCCACGACGCAAGGATGTTCACCCCCGGGGCAGCCACGTCCGGCTGCACATACCACATGGATGCGTTAGTTTGCATACACACCGACACAACACCTGGCTAAGGGCCGGTTTAGGCTGAACTCAACCTTGAGGATGTTGCCGGTTTGCGCCGACGGGCCCCTGGATGAGAAGTAGGCCACGACGGGCGCCGGCTTGTACTCCGTCACGGTGATCGTCGGAGTGATCGTCGCGACAGGGTCACTGATTTCATGCATTGAGAGTGAGCTTGACAGGTGCACTGGGAATGAGCTTAACTGGAAGATATTGGTGCATTGTACAAGTGCGTACCTGGTGGAGGCAATGTACTTGTGAAGgtcggccgcggcggcggaggtgatCTCCGTGACGGGGAAGTCGAGGTAGGCGGTGGTGACCGCCCTCCCGAAGTCGTTCACCAGGatggcccccgccgccccggcgctcTGGAGCTCGTCCACCTTCACCATCTTAGACGTGTCGCTCTGCGAGTGGTTGCACAGCaagatcttgcccttgatcttgctgGCATCCAGGGTGCCGGGCTCGCAGTGACTGCACCAAAACATTCGAGCAGGGCATAATACATGAGAAGCACGATGAAATCACATCACGGGTATTGCATATGGTCCTTTGTAGCTTATTGAATTGGTTCGTATATGTGTTACCTTGCGGAGTCAGAAGTACTAGAAGCTGAACTAGACTTTGCTGATGCTCCTGCGATCAACGGGTACTTCGGGGATTTGTCCAGGTTGGAAAAGTTTATAGCCCCACCCTGCATTGACACGATCAATAAAAATAGAGTTAAATACCCTAAAAAAGAGTTAAAAAAACTAGGAAACTAACAAGTGTCAGGATGCAGCAAATTAAGGCAACGCATAGTACCTTGACAGCGGTGCTATTTCCACCTAGCAGGACGTCCGACTCGAAGTCGCGGTCGATGGTCGTGGCCGCCACCGTCATGATCCACGGCGCCGCGTTCACCACCGTGGAGGCCTCCGGCCCGGCGTTGCCGGCCGAGCACACCACCATGACGCCCTTCGCCACGGCGTGGAACGAGCCGATGGCGATGGGGTCCTCGGAGAAGTCCGGGGAGAAGTAGGGCGACGCGCCGAGCGAGACCGAGATGATGTCGACGCCGTCGCCGATGGCGTCGTCGAAGCCGGCGAGGATGGCCGACCCGGCGCAGCCTTCGTCCGAGCAGACGCGGTACATGGCCACCCTCGACGCGGCCGATCCCCCCTTGGCGGTGCCCTGGGCCAGCCCGTAGTACGAGGCGCCGGTCACCGCGTTCCCAGCCGCCGTGGACGACGTGTGCGTCCCGTGCCCCGCCGCGTCCCGCGGCGAGCCGCTGCTGCTCCGGGTCCGGCCGCCGTCCACCTCGCCGAGGTCGTAGTACCTCGCTCCGATCAGCTTCCTGCACCGCAAAATTAATCAAGTGCGACGACACATGTCACGTACGCGACTTACGACAGTGTGTGACTCACTTGTTGCAGTTGGAGGAGTTGAAGTCGTCCCCGGCCATGCAGACGCCCTTCCACTTGGTCGGGACGGGCCCGAAGCCGGCGTCGTCGAAGCTGGGGGACTCGGGCCAGATGCCGGAGTCGAGGAGGCCGATGATGGTCTCGGTGGTGGGCGCCGACGTCGACGCCGCCGTGGGTCTGGGCGAGCGCCGCTTAGCCGAGTCGATCTTGACGTCCGTCTGCTGCAGGAAGTCCCAGGACCTGGTGGTGTGGAGCTGGTACACGGGGTCGGCGAACACGGAGACCACGCCGGGCTTGCGCCTCAGCGCGGCGGCCTCGTCCTTGGACAGCCGCGCCGCGAACCCCGAGAAGCCGTGCTTGTACTGCTGCACCACTACGCTCTGCGCCAGCTTCCCCCTGCGGATGGATATCAAACGCCGTGCGATTTACTTTCTGAATATTTGACATTTTTTAACTGAATAAATCTGTAAGCGCGCGTAGAGGCGGAGCTGCATGCATGCGCACCTCTTGAGAATGGTGCCGACGAGGCGGAGGTGGCTCTGGCGGAGGAAGTCAGGCGAGGTCCGTGGCGGCACGGCGCCCATGTACACCACGTACACCTGGCTCCCGCTCTCGCCCCGGCACCCTCCCGGGGCGACCAGaagagcgacgacgacgacgaagcagAGCGGGAACCACATGGCCGTGCCCTATCTATGATGTATCTACTGCTCGTTAGTTCTGTCAGTTGAACGCTGTGTAAGCTACTACTTGCGTCCTTGCAATGTGCACTGTCCGGCCATGAGCTGCACCATTTATAGGCAAGGCGCACGTACGGTACGTGGACACGCGAGGTGGATGGCGGCCATGAGTTGCTCGACCGATGCGGTGCCAACTGAGGGCGCGGCGCGGTGGAGATGGGTCGATGGTGGGCCGTGACGGCGCGTGCATTACCGAGCGGTAGTATAGTACAGATAGGGCGCATGCATTTCTGATTTCCCACgcgcgcctgcctgcctgcctgcctgcctgcctgcctgcgttAACCGGAGTGGAAGGTCGACTAGTAGTGCTCGCTGGGTGTGATATCCTCACTGGTCACCTTATCTCGACTGGAAGGAAGTGGCAATGCGTGGTTCAGGCCAGAGCTGGAACAGGATAGGACAACTTTCTCGGTGCATGCCGATAAAACTAGCGCAGACGGGATGTGGTATTTGCCCAATCCTATCGATCGTGGTACATCTAGGCTAGGCAGACGGGTAGTGATTCGCAAGAAGAAGACTAGACGCGTAGTGACGTGCCAGTGGAGTCGTGCTTGCCTTGATAGAAGTATATGTACTATATTTTGAGAACCTACGAAGTGATCAGCAAGGCAAGGCAAGGCAAGCGAAGCTAGTTGAGTTTTTACACTCTGCTCTCCACCACCGCCCCGGTAATGAGTAGTGGAGGCGGGCAGCGGCACTTCACCGCTCTATCCACCCAGCACTTTTGCGGGTTAATGCGGCTGGCTTGCCTAAATTGTcagaaattctaagtctctgatgTAAGAACTACGATGAAGCCTAAATCAGTTTTCAATGCCACTGCCACTAACTGCGGGTACTCTGGTGTAATGTAATCTCGTGGCGAGTTGAGAATGCAGTGTGGCACTTGCACTTGCTTCAAATGGAAAATGCAAAGCTCAAAACGATCATGTTCAAGGTATTTGATGCGATTTATGTGTGTTGTAGGCCGGTACCCAAGTCAGGTACATGACACCAAAGTATGGtacatgggatgggagcaaaagcgTCACAAGTTCACGCTTCTTTTGTTCTTGTACAGTTGTACAACTGATGTAAACTGGCTCCAATGAAATTGTCGAAATTTTCCCAAGCATTTTGAATTATGCAGTTTGCTG
The window above is part of the Triticum aestivum cultivar Chinese Spring chromosome 2A, IWGSC CS RefSeq v2.1, whole genome shotgun sequence genome. Proteins encoded here:
- the LOC123190341 gene encoding CO(2)-response secreted protease isoform X2; the protein is MWFPLCFVVVVALLVAPGGCRGESGSQVYVVYMGAVPPRTSPDFLRQSHLRLVGTILKRGKLAQSVVVQQYKHGFSGFAARLSKDEAAALRRKPGVVSVFADPVYQLHTTRSWDFLQQTDVKIDSAKRRSPRPTAASTSAPTTETIIGLLDSGIWPESPSFDDAGFGPVPTKWKGVCMAGDDFNSSNCNKKLIGARYYDLGEVDGGRTRSSSGSPRDAAGHGTHTSSTAAGNAVTGASYYGLAQGTAKGGSAASRVAMYRVCSDEGCAGSAILAGFDDAIGDGVDIISVSLGASPYFSPDFSEDPIAIGSFHAVAKGVMVVCSAGNAGPEASTVVNAAPWIMTVAATTIDRDFESDVLLGGNSTAVKGGAINFSNLDKSPKYPLIAGASAKSSSASSTSDSASHCEPGTLDASKIKGKILLCNHSQSDTSKMVKVDELQSAGAAGAILVNDFGRAVTTAYLDFPVTEITSAAAADLHKYIASTSDPVATITPTITVTEYKPAPVVAYFSSRGPSAQTGNILKPDVAAPGVNILASWIPTTSLPADQKQPSQFNLVSGTSMACPHVAGAAATVKAWNPTWSPAAIRSAIMTTATQLNNDKAPMTTDAGTAATPFDYGAGQVNPTGALDPGLVYDLAADDYLSFLCNYGYGASQIKLITSPPAAFSCAGNASKDLISDLNYPSIAVTGLGAGASRTVTREVTNVGAQEEATYTVAVSAPAGLDVKVAPSKLQFTGSVKKLAFQVTFSGKNTAAKAALIGSITWSDGKHTVHSPFAVSS
- the LOC123190341 gene encoding CO(2)-response secreted protease isoform X1, whose amino-acid sequence is MWFPLCFVVVVALLVAPGGCRGESGSQVYVVYMGAVPPRTSPDFLRQSHLRLVGTILKSRRGKLAQSVVVQQYKHGFSGFAARLSKDEAAALRRKPGVVSVFADPVYQLHTTRSWDFLQQTDVKIDSAKRRSPRPTAASTSAPTTETIIGLLDSGIWPESPSFDDAGFGPVPTKWKGVCMAGDDFNSSNCNKKLIGARYYDLGEVDGGRTRSSSGSPRDAAGHGTHTSSTAAGNAVTGASYYGLAQGTAKGGSAASRVAMYRVCSDEGCAGSAILAGFDDAIGDGVDIISVSLGASPYFSPDFSEDPIAIGSFHAVAKGVMVVCSAGNAGPEASTVVNAAPWIMTVAATTIDRDFESDVLLGGNSTAVKGGAINFSNLDKSPKYPLIAGASAKSSSASSTSDSASHCEPGTLDASKIKGKILLCNHSQSDTSKMVKVDELQSAGAAGAILVNDFGRAVTTAYLDFPVTEITSAAAADLHKYIASTSDPVATITPTITVTEYKPAPVVAYFSSRGPSAQTGNILKPDVAAPGVNILASWIPTTSLPADQKQPSQFNLVSGTSMACPHVAGAAATVKAWNPTWSPAAIRSAIMTTATQLNNDKAPMTTDAGTAATPFDYGAGQVNPTGALDPGLVYDLAADDYLSFLCNYGYGASQIKLITSPPAAFSCAGNASKDLISDLNYPSIAVTGLGAGASRTVTREVTNVGAQEEATYTVAVSAPAGLDVKVAPSKLQFTGSVKKLAFQVTFSGKNTAAKAALIGSITWSDGKHTVHSPFAVSS